A stretch of the Candidatus Latescibacterota bacterium genome encodes the following:
- the galE gene encoding UDP-glucose 4-epimerase GalE, producing the protein MKILVTGGAGYIGSVVSECLLDGGHQVVVVDNLSTGHRQAIEARASFVEADLLDTSAISNALSDGIDAVCHFAAFSQVGESVTDPLKYYRNNITGAISLLQAMKSSSVDRFLFSSTAAVYGEPDNVPLTEDARLSPVNPYGNTKLAVERLLADCSAAWGLKSLSLRYFNAAGASEARGEDHRPESHLIPLVLDAAAGRRGELTVFGNDYPTPDGTCVRDYIHVKDLATAHILGLEKLIEGKTGALNLGNGQGFSVLDVIEAAAEVTGMDVPHRIGDRRVGDPAILVASSEKAEEILGWKQEYADIRKIIADAFAWRDKNPSGYSD; encoded by the coding sequence ATGAAAATACTGGTCACAGGAGGAGCTGGATACATAGGGAGTGTCGTTTCAGAATGTCTGCTTGACGGTGGGCACCAGGTCGTCGTTGTGGATAATCTTTCAACCGGTCACCGCCAGGCGATAGAAGCGAGGGCCTCCTTTGTCGAAGCAGACTTGCTTGATACATCTGCTATTTCCAATGCTCTCTCTGACGGAATCGATGCTGTATGCCATTTTGCGGCCTTTTCCCAGGTCGGCGAATCAGTGACAGATCCTTTAAAATATTACAGGAACAATATAACAGGTGCGATCTCACTTCTTCAGGCGATGAAGTCTTCCAGTGTCGATCGATTTCTCTTTTCTTCGACTGCCGCTGTATATGGAGAACCTGATAATGTCCCGCTGACTGAAGACGCGAGACTCAGTCCCGTAAATCCCTACGGTAATACGAAACTAGCCGTCGAGAGGCTCCTTGCCGACTGTTCTGCCGCCTGGGGGCTCAAGTCGCTGTCTCTCCGGTATTTTAATGCTGCGGGTGCTTCCGAGGCCAGGGGGGAAGACCACAGGCCGGAATCTCATCTGATCCCGCTGGTTCTGGATGCAGCAGCAGGAAGAAGAGGAGAACTCACTGTCTTTGGCAATGATTACCCGACTCCTGACGGCACCTGCGTCCGCGATTATATTCATGTGAAAGACCTGGCTACAGCTCATATTCTCGGTCTGGAAAAATTGATCGAGGGGAAGACAGGGGCTTTAAACCTTGGTAACGGCCAGGGGTTTTCTGTTCTTGATGTGATCGAAGCGGCAGCTGAAGTCACCGGTATGGATGTGCCTCATCGAATCGGTGACCGGAGAGTGGGGGATCCGGCAATCCTCGTAGCTTCTTCAGAAAAAGCAGAGGAGATTCTGGGATGGAAACAGGAATACGCAGATATCAGGAAGATAATTGCTGATGCTTTTGCCTGGAGAGACAAAAACCCTTCAGGATACAGCGATTAA
- the uvrA gene encoding excinuclease ABC subunit UvrA, which translates to MAYDKIVIKGARQHNLQNLDIELPHRKVIAVTGVSGSGKSSLAFDTIYAEGQRRYIESLSTYARQFIEKLDRPELDTMSGISPTIAIRQKNTVSSARSTVGTATEIYDYLRLLYARVGKTCCPDCGIPVKAWSPSEVSAEVISRFAGKRIFVLMPETMSGGGEWESRRKYLVSRGFARILAGGEPVRIEEFDPGGSGSDGLDIILDRLEASDANRSRIAEAVEQAYREHEGTVDISTADLEERVRYNTVPSCSDCGRLFQAPTPLLFSFNSPYGACPECKGFGDRMEFSEDLIVPDSRKSLSDRAIDPWSRERFEFFHSKMLKFCRRAKIPTRVPWRDLGGDHRKMILEGSGDFSGVIPFLEKMKEKSYKKGHRFFTRRYMGFSTCRSCGGSRLREESGYVTFVGFRIGEIASRIPSEILKILDRADLEVSEKNISRDIVNELISRLGFMIDVGLGYLTLDRLTRTLSGGEAQRINLANSLGASLVDTLYVLDEPSIGLHAADNERLTSVMKKLRDMGNTVIVVEHDPDIILASDHILDLGPGPGRDGGRVLFNGTMEEARSVSPGDSRTLKALFDKPENVEIRKTQRKSHGSITLNGISLHNIRDMDVKIPLGNLVCVTGVSGSGKSTLLVDVLFPILRGDKKAVRHNYVGEVILEGQSGKTLLVDQSPIGSSPRSNPITYIKGFSFIRELFASQRKSMVRGYNTGRFSFNKTGGRCARCEGMGFRRVEMHFMADVFVPCEECGGRRFNRETLEVEYRGKNISQVLDMTVDEAIMFFDEIPALGEKLWILSKAGLGYLKLGQPSNTLSGGEAQRIKITRELAEARGDNNIYIMDEPTTGLHMSDITRLLRVFDELLDAGHSVLVIEHNMEVIASADHIIDLGPGGGDQGGRIVACGRPDEIKESQESKTGEYLKAFIEKFKQEE; encoded by the coding sequence GAATTGGATACAATGTCTGGAATCAGTCCCACGATCGCTATCAGACAGAAGAATACTGTTTCCAGTGCACGGTCGACCGTAGGAACTGCCACAGAAATATACGATTACCTGAGGCTGTTATACGCAAGAGTCGGGAAGACATGTTGTCCAGACTGCGGGATACCAGTCAAGGCATGGTCTCCCAGTGAGGTGTCAGCTGAAGTAATCTCGAGATTCGCGGGTAAACGGATATTTGTCCTGATGCCCGAGACCATGTCCGGGGGTGGGGAATGGGAATCCAGGAGGAAGTATCTTGTATCGAGAGGTTTCGCCCGTATTCTGGCTGGAGGTGAACCTGTCAGGATCGAGGAGTTTGATCCGGGTGGATCCGGTTCGGACGGACTTGATATCATTCTCGACAGGCTGGAGGCTTCAGACGCGAACCGCTCAAGGATCGCAGAAGCCGTCGAGCAGGCTTATAGGGAGCATGAAGGTACAGTAGACATTTCTACGGCTGATCTGGAGGAGAGGGTCCGGTACAATACCGTCCCTTCATGCAGCGATTGTGGCCGGCTGTTCCAGGCTCCGACCCCTCTGCTTTTTTCATTCAACAGTCCGTATGGCGCCTGTCCCGAATGCAAGGGTTTTGGTGACAGGATGGAATTTTCCGAGGATCTGATAGTCCCAGATTCGAGGAAAAGTCTGTCAGATAGGGCAATCGATCCATGGTCGAGGGAAAGGTTCGAATTTTTTCATTCGAAGATGTTAAAATTCTGCAGGCGCGCAAAAATCCCGACCAGGGTACCCTGGAGAGATCTTGGGGGAGATCACCGGAAAATGATTCTTGAAGGTTCTGGCGATTTCTCGGGCGTGATACCTTTTCTTGAGAAGATGAAAGAGAAAAGTTACAAAAAGGGTCACAGATTCTTTACAAGGCGGTATATGGGTTTCAGTACATGCAGATCCTGTGGCGGATCCAGGCTGAGAGAGGAATCAGGTTATGTGACATTTGTTGGATTCAGGATCGGTGAAATCGCTTCAAGGATTCCTTCAGAGATCCTGAAGATACTGGACAGGGCCGATCTTGAAGTCTCTGAAAAAAACATTTCCAGGGATATAGTCAATGAACTGATTTCAAGACTGGGGTTCATGATCGATGTTGGGCTCGGATATCTCACGCTGGACAGACTGACCCGGACTCTTTCGGGGGGAGAAGCCCAGAGGATCAACCTTGCAAACTCGCTTGGGGCAAGCCTTGTCGATACATTGTATGTTCTGGATGAGCCGTCTATCGGGCTTCACGCGGCGGATAATGAAAGATTGACATCGGTCATGAAAAAACTGAGAGACATGGGGAACACCGTTATCGTGGTGGAACATGATCCGGATATCATCCTGGCTTCGGACCATATTCTGGATCTCGGCCCGGGACCCGGGAGAGACGGTGGCAGGGTATTATTCAACGGTACTATGGAAGAAGCCCGGAGCGTTTCCCCTGGAGATTCAAGGACGCTTAAGGCTCTTTTCGACAAGCCGGAGAATGTAGAAATAAGAAAAACACAGCGAAAATCTCATGGGTCCATCACTCTGAATGGAATTTCGCTGCATAATATCAGAGATATGGACGTGAAGATCCCGCTTGGAAATCTTGTCTGCGTCACTGGAGTCTCGGGTTCGGGCAAGAGTACTCTCCTGGTCGATGTCTTATTTCCCATATTGAGAGGAGATAAGAAGGCCGTTCGCCATAATTATGTCGGTGAAGTTATTTTGGAGGGACAGTCAGGGAAGACACTCCTGGTAGATCAGAGTCCGATCGGGAGTTCTCCGAGGTCTAATCCCATAACATATATCAAAGGTTTTTCGTTTATAAGGGAACTGTTTGCATCACAGAGAAAATCGATGGTCCGTGGTTATAATACGGGCCGTTTCAGTTTTAATAAGACGGGGGGGAGATGCGCCAGGTGTGAGGGGATGGGATTCAGGAGAGTCGAAATGCATTTTATGGCGGATGTATTTGTTCCCTGTGAGGAGTGTGGGGGGAGAAGATTCAACCGGGAGACTCTCGAAGTCGAGTACAGGGGCAAGAATATCAGCCAGGTACTGGACATGACTGTCGATGAAGCTATAATGTTCTTTGATGAGATTCCGGCTCTGGGCGAGAAACTCTGGATACTCAGCAAGGCAGGACTCGGTTATCTCAAACTCGGACAGCCGTCGAACACACTTTCAGGTGGGGAGGCACAAAGGATAAAGATCACCAGAGAGCTTGCCGAAGCGAGAGGTGACAATAACATCTATATCATGGATGAACCGACTACCGGTCTGCATATGTCCGACATTACCCGGCTGCTTCGTGTATTCGACGAGCTGCTGGATGCCGGTCATTCGGTGCTGGTAATCGAACATAACATGGAGGTCATAGCCAGCGCGGATCACATTATCGATCTTGGCCCTGGAGGAGGAGACCAGGGAGGCCGGATAGTTGCATGTGGCCGACCGGATGAGATCAAAGAATCACAAGAATCGAAAACCGGTGAATATCTGAAAGCATTTATCGAAAAGTTCAAACAGGAGGAGTGA